The region ttttacCGCCAAAACGTCAGTTtatagtaaaatagaaaaaaattattgcTAAAAGGCCTGCGAGCTAAAACACTATTCAAAGTTAACAGGCAGCACACACAGTCAGCACATTAATGTGGCATTTTATTCCTCTATGTTTGGTGCTAGGTAGAAATTTATGAAACTCGTGTCCTCCTCGTCACTGAACCCGAACTTCACCGACAATGGTATTCCTGCCGATAGGTTTATTGAGACCTGCTCCGCCAAATTAGTTGCCTTAGAGAATAAGACCAGGTACCGAGTTGCGAATATTTGAGACAGGTTCTCGATGCTCGTTACTCGCACCTCGCCCACGTCCGAGTGGAACCTCTTGCTCGCTCTTattccttctccttccgTTTCCAGTCTCATCTCGTTCTCTGACATGCTTATGGTCACAGTTTCCCCGATCGAGTGCAGGTACTTGGCAAATTCCTGGAACTTCTTAGAGTTCATGACACACTTGCAGGAGTAATCGCAGGACGGGATTTCAAGGTGCTCCCTATCAACTTCAATCAGTTTAACTTGTGCCTCCAGAGAGTCGGATTCTGTGTTAGAAATTAGATAGTAATCAACGGTATTAACATATGAATAACAAGTAATAATGAAACTAGATAACTAGTACTAACTAGCTACTAGTAACAGGTACAAACGACATAAtccaaataattaattaccTAGAGTCAAATTGGCGCCAACATCCTCAATTATTCTTATATTGAGCACCGGATCCTCTGACATATCCCCCCTTGATAAGTAAATCAGGGATTTCTCCTTGACCACTGATAGAATTTTCAGCATAAACGATATATTAATGCCGAGTGTGCACGGCAAGTCGCAACGATATAGGTGAAAGAAATCTGGcgctaattttaaatgaattaGAGAAATGTGTGAGTTATCCATGGCCTGCATGGTTAGACCTTCGTCTGAACAGTCTATACTGACGTCGCTGCAGATTTCCTTCAAGGACTCAAAAAGACGTCTAAGAAACATGCCATCAAGTTTACATTCAAACATGTTGAATATTTAGGAATGATTAATAGTTAGATGAGTGATTTCTATAATAGCCTATTTAGGTCAATTGAATGTTAAATTGCAGTAATTAGAGACAATTAAGTTATTGCTAATGCTGGTGTGTACTTATAAGTTGATAAACGGACAGATTTATTGCTGTGCGGTTGACAATGGAAGatcaataattaaaaaatgtgtaaaagtaTTCTTGTAACCCTAAATGAGAAAATCTCAATTAAacctttaaaattttattagcTCTGTCTGTTtggttaaaattgaaaagtaGATAATGGTAATAATCTATTCAGtagattaatttaaaattactgTCCGAAAAGTAGAATCCcttaaatgttaatttaatgtttaaaaaataattatttgggaacaaatataaaacaataaacgCTAAAAGGGGTTAAAGgagtttaataaaaagaataaaagtaaaatgtgtagtaaTACACAAACAACATCGAAACCCATTCCCCACAGTTGAATTGTACTTATTTAGTTGTAAACTGCCATATAAAGTTGttagtttttaatttaatgtaaacaaagattagaaaattaaataatatcgCAGATGTTTGGTTATTCCGTATTTTTACTTGAAGTATTATAGTGTTTCATATAGGCGAACGTGTATGATAAAATCCTCTAAATAACTGGAACTAACTGAGTTTATTGGACTTGGATtagttgtatttgtaagaaataaaatatatttggcAGAtctaatatatttgttcCCGATTTCTTTTGATTTAGAGGTGTTTTTTGCTAATTTGGCCTTgattttactttaaaatGCAACATTGgttttaaattaagtaaTCTTAGAAATTTTAGATAATTTGCAGTTATTCCGTATAGtttaagtataaaaaatggaaGCGACGTGCCTGGGAGACCTGTTTGATAAGGTCAACTACACAGTCGAATGCGTTGATATGAAAAGCTCCAAAGAGTATGATCGCAACCTGCAGCTGATGAAGAGGCTCAACCTGGGCGGCTTATACAAGTTCTTGAAAGCACTCTCGAACACCTTCAGCCTGAATTACATATCCACGTCGAGGCCGACGAGATTGGAGTACGACTCCTCGACCAGACAGCTGCTGAAAACACTCAAAAGCGTATTTTCGAACAAGAGAAGGAGAGTTAACTTTAGCCCGAACGTACACTCAGTGTCGTACGGGAACACGGGAGCGGCCGGAGGCCACGCCTGTAGCATGCTCGGCGCAACCAGCAGCATCGGCAGCTCAACGACAGTGGAGTCGGCGACGATGGAAGACATGGAATATGGACCGCCGAACGTCGACTTCTTCGTAAACGATAAGCAATTAGTGGTAGTTTCGCCCTACCAGGGAGGGAACCTGAGAGTGACCACAATACCAACCGGAAAAGAGTCAGGAGCGTCAACGCCACACACAGAGTCGTCGAAGAGTAAGGGCCTGATCATGAACACGGGGCTGAAGAGTTTCCTGGTGGTGACGGGAAACGAAAGTCAGGTGACGACGCTGTGCGTAAATGAGTTCTTCGGGTTCGGATTTGAAGTGTTCGCAGGGTTTGCAGACAAGGCAGTGTGCTTCTTCAGAATGAATCTGACGCCAGAGGCGGAGTTGTACGACCCGAACGCAGAGTACGGCGCGACGGGGTGCTACAACCTCACGGGCTACCTGAACCTGGGCAAGGTGCCGCTGACCTCGAAGTTCAGCCCGAACAGAGAACTGGTGCTCGCGTCAACCAGAAAGAGCCTGTACCTGCTGGAAAAGAGCGGCTTCGACCTGGAGTACGAAAAGCTGTGCGAGTTTAAGCCAGGCTCGCTGGTGTGCGCAGACTTCCTGAACGACTTTGAAATCATGGTGCTGGAAAACAACGGCCTGCTGACGATGTACAAAAAGTATAACCTGAAGTTTAACGTGTACATTAGATATAACCTGGGGTCTCTGCTGACGCAGGCGCCAACTGCGGACAGAGCCGAAGGGGCAACCGTTAACAGCCCAGCACCAGGCTCAAGCGGAACGGCAGGCGGCGTCGGCGTCAGAGgatttaacaattttagCCTGGGAACGAGGAGGAATGCGAGTGTGACGCCAAGTAGGGCAGGGAAGATGGTCAGGGACCCGAATGGTAACGTGTTTATACTGGTGAAGGACACAGCACTGATTAAGTTGACGTGGAATGAAACGCTGATACCGTACTCGAACGTAGTGTCGTTTCAAACGCCAAACAACATGGTGGGAGACAATCAAGATAGGAGGTACGTGATGTTATTTTGATAATTAATGGTGGTAGTAAGATGGTTGCTATAGCGACCGCCCGATTGGTGATAATTAGTACTGAtgaatacatatttactaGTTAGGCTAATTGAATTTGTAACTAGTCATCAGATTAAACAGATTAAGCTAATTGAATGCGTAGGTTTATCACGGATTTCAACGTTGAAAATAACTTAATCGTCGTGACGTTTAGAGGATCGGATCTAGTTCACCTCTACAGCCTAACGTCCTTTAAGGAAATACATCACCTGAAGCCCCCGAGGACGAGATACACGCCAACGTTTGTGAAGTCGTGTTCAGACAATAACTTTTGTTACTTGGTGGTACTGTGGTCGTACAAAGGATTTGAAAGTAAAATTGACGGCATTAAGGGGCCTGGTGCAAAGAGAAGACCGCCTCCAGACTACGTGGAGGTGGAAATGGACGTAAAGTTGAGGAGTCTGCTCGAGAATGGAATAATTGAAAGAGAAGAGCTAGAATACGATGAAACGGACATAGTGAGGACGTACAAGATTAAGTCGGCGTTGACGAGGACGTCGAAGAGCGATGACGTGTCGCAGACGACGTACAGTAAGACTGCAGGAATGTATCCCACAGGTTACAGCGGAGACTTCAGAGGATTCGACGGCACGCACGGGTACGGAGGCAGCATCAGCACGTTCGGGGATGGATATAGAGACCCGGCGCCCAGGAAGTTGCCACAGCTGTCCTCACTGAATCCGAAGATA is a window of Theileria orientalis strain Shintoku DNA, chromosome 2, complete genome DNA encoding:
- a CDS encoding proliferating cell nuclear antigen 2; amino-acid sequence: MFECKLDGMFLRRLFESLKEICSDVSIDCSDEGLTMQAMDNSHISLIHLKLAPDFFHLYRCDLPCTLGINISFMLKILSVVKEKSLIYLSRGDMSEDPVLNIRIIEDVGANLTLESDSLEAQVKLIEVDREHLEIPSCDYSCKCVMNSKKFQEFAKYLHSIGETVTISMSENEMRLETEGEGIRASKRFHSDVGEVRVTSIENLSQIFATRYLVLFSKATNLAEQVSINLSAGIPLSVKFGFSDEEDTSFINFYLAPNIEE